In the Harmonia axyridis chromosome 3, icHarAxyr1.1, whole genome shotgun sequence genome, one interval contains:
- the LOC123675709 gene encoding protein slit-like, which produces MGEKAVVFLICLVLCFLRVQNLPLICSHCDCSNINATYTEVICQTDIKQYNTLLFENSTESNKTSNNDDVNSISDLSIKFNDLTVLSNVFRVDNVIRLDLRNNMISELADSVFNRLQKMETLILSQNNIEVLKPDVFKGQYMAGDLYPLKSLRTLILDQNKLHSLNADLFEHVEKIEYLSLARNPLEVIDTHTAIAITNLVNLKFLDLSYTQLSSIPKYFLHTPKYLKVLKLSGNSFTEVPRELAEAHSLETFEFNDNAIEELTNKNGFPKLPTIRVLHLCQMDSLTSIGPGSLANLTNLQELYVAGNPKLTRIDDAALSTPDAVGTMNTWPDIKKFYLNDNQISYINKSLLAHWESLVELDLLDNPWTCECENQWIVETLMPLYLKIDEEKAKAMKCAAPIEMIAYTFEELHERNYNMRCLDYYGAQPDRDAALIVGMLAGLLLGIPLVLFCIYSYKRQWFGYFDDSPASFSRRFYKRADDIYEY; this is translated from the exons ATGGG agaaaaagcAGTTGTGTTCCTGATCTGCCTAGTTCTATGCTTCCTGCGGGTGCAAAATCTACCCCTAATTTGTTCCCATTGTGACTGCTCCAATATAAATGCCACCTACACAGAGGTTATTTGTCAGACGGACATAAAACAATACAACACCTTATTATTCGAAAACTCAACAGAATCCAATAAGACATCGAACAATGACGACGTGAATTCCATATCAGACCTGTCCATCAAGTTTAATGATCTAACCGTTCTGAGTAATGTGTTTAGAGTAGACAATGTGATCAGGCTCGATCTGAGAAACAACATGATATCAGAGTTGGCTGACAGCGTCTTCAACAGACTACAGAAGATGGAGACTTTGATCTTGAGCCAAAACAACATCGAAGTTTTAAAACCCGATGTTTTTAAG GGCCAGTATATGGCTGGAGATTTATACCCTTTGAAGTCCCTCCGCACCCTCATATTGGACCAAAACAAACTTCACTCCCTCAATGCAGATCTTTTTGAGCACGTCGAGAAGATAGAGTACCTCTCGCTTGCCCGCAACCCTTTAGAAGTGATCGACACTCACACAGCAATAGCAATAACGAATTTGGTGAATTTGAAG TTTTTAGATCTGAGTTATACGCAGCTAAGCTCAATACCCAAGTATTTCCTGCATACACCAAAGTACTTAAAGGTGCTCAAGCTATCCGGCAATTCCTTCACTGAAGTCCCTCGGGAGCTGGCGGAGGCTCACTCTTTGGAAACTTTCGAGTTCAACGATAACGCTATTGAAGAGTTAACGAATAAGAA CGGTTTTCCGAAACTACCAACTATCCGAGTACTACATCTTTGCCAGATGGACTCTTTGACCAGTATAGGACCTGGTTCTTTGGCCAACCTTACCAACTTGCAAGAGCTCTACGTAGCTGGTAATCCAAAATTGACTAGGATAGACGATGCAGCCCTTTCCACTCCTGATGCTGTTGGTACCATGAATACATGGCCCGATATCAAAAAG TTCTATCTGAACGATAATCAGATATCCTACATCAACAAATCCTTGTTAGCACACTGGGAGTCTTTGGTTGAACTTGATCTTCTGGACAACCCGTGGACTTGCGAATGTGAGAATCAGTGGATAGTAGAGACGTTGATGCCTTTATATCTCAAGATTGACGAGGAGAAGGCCAAGGCAATGAA ATGTGCAGCCCCTATAGAAATGATAGCTTACACCTTCGAAGAGCTTCATGAGAGAAATTACAACATGAGGTGCCTAGATTATTACGGCGCACAACCTGACCGAGATGCTGCACTCATAGTAGGGATGCTAGCAG GACTTCTTCTTGGAATTCCCTTGGTCCTATTTTGTATATACTCTTACAAGAGACAATGGTTTGGTTACTTCGATGATTCACCAGCATCTTTTTCGAGACGGTTTTATAAAAGGGCTGACGATATATACGAATATTGA